The Rosa rugosa chromosome 3, drRosRugo1.1, whole genome shotgun sequence sequence TTCCTCAATAGACAGCATCAAGGTCGATATGGACACAGGCCGAAACTCAACTCCATCAACGCCGGACCTTATTGGTGTTCGATCATCTTCAACCCAAGTGCCCTTTAAAATGCTCCAACTAAAATCCCATGCACCGTTGATAACGGCAGAAAGTATCTTAGGCACAAACTCAAACACACGAGATCGACTACTAGTTTCATTCTTTGCACCCATTAGTGGAGGAAATGtcagaggaagagaaggattgtGAGCATTTTGGAGACAAGAGAGAAGAGCGCCCATGAGAGAGTAGCCATCGCCAAGGGCATGATGGATCTTGAATATTAGTTGTCCAGCTGCATGACTTGTTGGGTATTTGAAAAGATGAATTTCCCATAATGGCCTGCTTTGTGGGAATGTTTCTGATGCTATCTTCGTTATATATTCATCAAAGTAAGTATCATATGATTCAAGTGACATTCCGGATGGGAAAATGGGGACATGTACATGGTCTTCCAGCTTCACTTGAACCCTCTTCCACTGCTTATTCTTTTCATCTACATCTTTAACCTGCATTCATTAATTAATGTTACAAATTATTAAGTAGGGCAATGATatcctcaatgaggcctaagatttgtggcctcaaatcctaggtgtcatgccatgtaagcaaattcaaattttattttcaattccacataataaatcttgtcacatcatactattgcaacaccaactttacccttttaaatttccttttagatgtttggggatgaatcaattacattaaagaattaaattaggtgacgaaaaaaaaagataagctattaattatgtattcatttaagagatatgtctataAATTCTTTGacaattatttttcttcatttaattaaattctttcctataatttttctttccaaatatcaTCAATATAGTCAAGAAATAGTCAtgaacttttcttttcaaatattgattaatttcctccaaaaaaatagcattaataaattgaatttgaaaaatacatatgtctaaattaagaggtaagaaaaaatttcatcgattaattatcatctacaaatctaaatataaggaaaaaaaaacaaacaaaaataataataaactcaaaatataacatgtaaaccctagctacatatagagaaaaaaaaaattaacataagaatacatataatcatatgaatatgtactTTTCACATTATActttcaaaatttacaagaacccaacaaaggttgaattcatatacatgtgttatgcaaatctattgatcgagtgtatgtgcaaatctattgactgaattacaatgaattttttttccattcttgattgaagaaaaaaattgttgtttaaatctaagcatgagagtaatgaaaagaaaaaatgaaaaaaaaaaaccaaaataatttttgtttagaagAAAACCAAAGTAACTTAgattcattagattttggaaggataagattgtctttttctcaagaattacatgtcaTGATATGACAAATTagtgatgtgtgtaggtgacatggcatgacacctaagattgaggccacaaatcttaggcctcattgaggccacaaatcttaggcctcattgaggccacaagtCATTTTCCTTATTGAGTAATTACTGTCGACACATATGCAAGAGGGAATTACTTAGTTTCCCTAtctcgtgtgtgtgtgtgtgtttatatatatatatatatatatatatatatatatatatatatatatatatatacagatcctatccagagcggagctccgctttgaaattaacggtgtgaagttcgagttttgggtcactttttgatcgcacatccacatctcgaccgttcagtttttaggtactagtgtatagatcatctatgcaaattttcagccaaaatgatgatcgttaaggcattgataacttccttaaagctagtacggttcatgttgacagattcagtccatccattggtttaagtgagttagataccttaacgataatcaatttgactgaaaatttgcagagatgatctacacagtagtacctaaaaactgaacggtcgagatgtagatatgcgatcgaaaagtgacccaaaactcaaacttcacacgttaatttcaaagcggagctccgctctggataagatctatatatatatatatatatatatatatattagcatTTCTtcacacatgcagagcatgtgtaagttattattatttttttacagaaaataaaaaagaaaaaagttaattattgcagagaaaagataatggggagagaaaaatggattgtggatattttttttgtttatttttttaataaaaatatattttgtaaatgtcttaattatccttctgatttattaattctcaaagtttattaatcttatTGGGTCATTTCTGTCAGAATTCTAGATTTTAGTTAACAAACCCTattttcttaataatagtatatatatatatataggagagagagagagagagagagagagagagagagtaccatGATGGAAGAGAAGCGTGGATTGATCGGGAGGAAGACATTTTTAAGAAGTGACAAAGTTTGAGAATCGTTGATTGGAACTTGTGCTTCCAAAACAGCAATAATTGCAAGAGATAAGACAGTGCTGTTGAAGAATTGACCACCAGGGCTCACCGGCTCTAATAGTAGTCCTTCTTCTCCAAACTCCATATTATTTGATACTAGCTTGCCTATGTTTTGCCTTCTCTATATAATATATTTCCCGTGTTCCTTGGAACCGGCAGATAGATCGATGTTTATATAACCATAGGATGGATGTGAAGTTGTGAACCAATAATTCTTGGTGATAATTAGCTAGACCTACAGGCTGGCTatttaggaaaaaaaattatggggTTTGTATCCTCTAACGGTCTAACCACTGCATGCATGTGAAGGAGAAAGATCGACATGCATGGAGCTGGCCCTTGATTGCGAACATACAGAGCACTATTTGCTTGATAGATTCATGCATGTGAAGGAGAAAGATAGACAGCATGGAGTTGGCCCTGTACAGAGCACTATTTGCTTGATAGATTCATGGATGTGAAGTTGTGAACCAATCATTCTTGGTGATAAGGCTATTTAGGTAAAAAGAATTCATGGGGTTTAATTAGCTAGACCCACAGGCCGGCTATTTAGGTTTGTATCCTCTAACTAATGTGTACGTGAGAGATGGAGAAAGACCGACATTCGTTGGTCGTTGGTCGTTGGTTAGATCGGAAAAAAATTTGCTGTCTAGCTATGGTTAGCTAGGACTGCCCATTGTctgtcatcgaaaaaaaaaaggactgcCCATAGTCTGTCatcgaaaaaataaaaaaaataaaaaaaaataaaggactGCCTATGGTCCTTTATTGGCTAACTAGCAATgttgcccgcgctttgctgcgggatttgGAGCTAATTCTCCCGTGCGATGGTGCGGGTTAAAAGATGATAATTTTGAGCAAAGATATAGTTCAAGATTAAACTAAAATCAACCGCTACATAATGGAACAATTACTTGCTTGGACCTAAAACTGAGAGCATAGCTTGTATACATAAAAATATGATGTACATCATATTACAATTGAGCAAGTAGAGAGAGATTTCATGGATTGCAGCTttaagaaaatcaatgaagCCCATCATATTTGTCAGTGTTCAACTCTTTCGGTCTCCATATCCTTGTAAGTTATTGCTGTCCATCtacaataaaagaataaaatgagTAGTTAGTTTTTTTGTATCAGATTCAATATCTTAACTTGAATGGTAACTTTTCTTAACATTTTCAATTATACTTATGTCCTCGTTAGATAAATACTTGCCATGATTACAAAggccaaaatcaaaatttagcTTTAACAAAGATAAACAACATTCTTTATGGGTCATTAATCCTAGAAGCAGAATTCACAACTTCTGTATCTACAGTTATGAATGAGAGGTGCACAAAAGATGCAGTAAATTTATAGTTGTGCTTTGTGTATCTGACTCACACGGTCACACATATAACATAGCACATCataattaaaggaaaaaaagttGTGCTTAACAACATATAAAAATATCATAAAATCGaagttcacaaaaaaaaaaaaaaaacatatataaactCTCCCATATAGGTTCCACTTTTTCAGAGCACAAATTCCTCACTTCCATTTATCCGAATAAACAGTTAGTAAATCAATGTTCAGCTGGAGTTTACGTATGAGAACAGGTAATTGAACTGGTCATTACTATAACCATCAGCATCAACATTAGATtttgatttataaaaaataaaaaaataaaaaaaataaagtaaaaaagTTAGTTCCAAGAATTGAAAATTTTTGTGGAGAGAATAAGAATTTGATTCAAATACAACTTTTTTCGTTGAATTTTTTTAATATGAAGAGTGGAATTAACAATTATTCACTAAGCAGATGAAATATATGCTTATAAGTAGATCAAGTCTAACATACCTTTGTAATATTGTATCTAActgtttttcatattttttgttTAACTAACATTATTAATGAGTATGTTATTGTGTGAAAGCACGGAttaattagaattttttttttttgtgttggaACAATCTGTTTATCATTGTAAACAGTTTTAAATACCTAGATAAGGTCATTAATGTTGAAAAGACTGAAAATTCTGAATAATTTAGATAAATAAATAGGCAGATGTATGTAGCTACATGTTTAGGGAGATATATATGTCTTGGTTTTTAAAATGTCAGAGGGGGAGTCTTTAGCTTGGGGAGACTGAAGCAATGGAAATGGAGAGGTCTCGGTGGCTGCTTTGGctttaatatttatatataaagcGAGACTTCCATTGcctgcaaaaacaaaaatatgaaaaCCCTTTCAATGATCTATCCAAATCAATAAATTAAAATCTCAATCttgatcaaaatcaaaatcaattgtGGTCAAaattttgatgttttattgataaGTTTGAACCAAATACCCAAAATTGGCCGAAAAATTTATATAATGAAGTTAGCTGATACctttaaagattgaaactttgaatgtGAAACGGAAATTCGAAAATTGGGAACAGACTGAAATCGACCAAGACATCCCTTCCTCCTCTCTAAACTTTCCCTCAgcaaatcttcttcttttttcttctgattGGCAGGGAAAAGTCCCCTCCCTCTTTGCCTCCCACTCTGTGCAAGTCCAGCAAAAGCTCTTAGAGATTGAATCCAATTACAGAATTCGAATCCAGATTCTCACCTAGTTCTCAAACTCTCACCTAATTTTAAACTATCGATAAGAAAAACATGTTGCCTAGCTTTAACAACAAAATCGATAAGATTGGAAACAAAGTGATCTTCTTTTGCTGATATAGACTGCAgagattggaaaaaaaaaaaaaaaccgttgATTGAGCATAGACAAAGCCTTACCAAGTTTTGATGGAGATTAATTGGGATGGATGAGGCTGAGATCATGAAACAGTAGGTGGTGGGTGAGTGGAGGCTTCTAGAGTTGATTAAATGTTCCAAAGGTTAGCTTTATACTCAGTTATTCAGGGTAATCATAAAGCTCATCCCTTTCAGATACTGTTTCTGTCTATTCTGGAATTATCTCCACTCTTCTTTTTTGTCTGGATGCATATTTGTGACAGGTTGGACTGAATTGAGTGCTTGAATGAGCGATAAAGGATACAGATTGATTATCTCTTTCAAATTGCAGCTGTTTTAAACTCTGTTTTTCACCTTGATCTTCACTTTGAaaggtttcaattttttttttctttctttctttaagcATTTGACTTTTGTTTTGACTAtatattataattattattatatgATCTAAAGTTATAGAACAATAAAGGAAGCTCTTCTTTTCTGAAGTAACACATGTCACATGACTAATGTTAAATGTGTAAGCTATCGGTGGATAATGTAGGGCTGTGAATCTGAGACCGAGAAACCGATCCTGATACCGACCGAACCGGTACCGATACCGATCGGGTCGGTTTCATTTCTGTTTTCTGTAGTACCGAACCGAGACCGTACCGATATGTTGGGCTCTGGTCGGGATCGGATTTGGCCTTTTTAATACCGGGTTGTTACCGACCCGGCCCAATAATTTGCTCCAAATCGATGTAGGGTTGCAGCTCGGGTAGGTTATTCACTCATTTCAGTCATTTGCTCCAAATCGAAGCCGCCTTCACTCTCAAACAGCCAAACGCCCAAACCTCCTTTGTTCGATCACTTCGATCTTCGATGCACGACGATTCCATTCAAATCGTAGAGAAGAAGTAAGAACTAAAGAAGACAAGAAGTTGAAGCTCCGATTGACCGATTCCAATACGTCTGCAACTTTCAGTCTTTCACGAACTCAAGAACTCAAGAaggccttgatttgattatcaatGAGAAAGGCCAGAAAGCTAGGAGTAAGTCTGACTGTCTGAGTCTGGGTTTTGAttcttttgaatttcaaatgatTATCAAGAGATGTTTGTTAGTATGATGGTTGACTGGTTTCGGACTTCAGATTGATTATCATGTATTAGATAGTAGATactctgtaataccccggaaaatccaaattaaattccgttgatttttagaaatgatttcacgatagtaggagcgagtacgaagcttggagaagtgtggaattagttcgaacgattttattttcgaaaacgaacgttttttagggggtcaacaaagttgactttttatacgttcaaaaattgggaaaacttccttcatgaaagttgtagagctcgtcgatacgagttcgtggacatgtggaacgcattatttggagttcgtatgattaagttatgaatatttgaaaattgggaattttctataaataggaaaaatatctgatttttcattaaggacgaaaaaattatttttttttgcaaaatgaCCCCCAGccccgattctctctctctgttttcccctcagacccggcgggtcgagctcgacccgacccggatttttcaccaccctccggcctcctccgtcCCCGGACCCGGGCTTCCCTGAGATCGCCGCCCCACGTTgagcctccctccggtgtcgccttgccccgTCGCTGCTcccagacctggatcgaagccacccaacCTCCAATCGGTGACCCGGACGGAACTCCAGTTTGCCGGCGTCTCCgaggccgatcctccccatttttgtgatctcctccttcccctaatcatcctcatatcctccttgcttgacgatttggagtgtggagtgaaagatcacgagttgaagatttcgacgtccctgattcaatctggaatctgatcagacgcacgagattaatccaacttcaacgcttgatctaggacgatctaggccaaaccagacttagctccaggtatggaagtcgaccaccttttcattttgaaccagtttgtagttggtcactttgccatctgaggtggttgaccggcgttgaccgccgcgttgaccgcccactgaccaccgcttgtggcggcgcatcagaccatatttcgagttttcattatctaggtgatgatctatgcatccatacgagcgttttgatatataacatggtcatgttagaaaaagttgataaatagtggattttcgttttgacgttactatttaacgtttttacgtttatcttcggtttacgatctgtgaagatctgaccatcggttttgcttcaattttggatatgttgatcgtatgactgtcccggtgactttgtgaggtcacgggcgaagatccgaccgttggatcttcgtataattgagaaatagtgattcggaaggcgattcgtgagaatctgaccgtcggattttcatataattttatggagatgtttgttagagtgattcaagaagatcggagtcttcgtgataattttggaggatgatcctaaaggcgatccgtgaggatccgaccgttggatcatcattaaattcagatccgaccgttggatcatcgtatgatttcgatctgaccgttggatcatcattaaaattagaatccgaccgtgggtttccgtatatgtgtgcttttgagttgttggctaagttaagatcattattggattaggtgatcgatggatttatttggcggacgattcgtgagattgttaatggagctgttaagaagacgcagctggagtagaggtgagtaaacctcacgtggttcatattacgaacccaatatatttaattgctttattttgcaatcatatgaactattgttggtgtattagacattcctgtgtgaatgtctgtatatatattattacgtgaaataatatgtattgttggagttgtgttgagtttattgttgagaaacaatatattgtgagaggtgttgagttttattgttgaggaacaataaattgttgtgatctgtggagatcactaggtcacgaggtgaccatggcatctattagtgaatcacgctctcgtaccgggctggtggttattaatagtattaaatcgtaatcacgtctgtggccggacgagtggttacgttcagttagagctctagtctgtctgccaaatgtggagtgacttatgagtgaaattgagagtaactcataagtgtcaatatatatatggtaaccttatgagggaaattgagagtaactcataagggtctatatatatatatatgagtctgtctaccaaatgttgggaaatcttatgagcgaatttgagagtaactcataagtgtctatatatatatatgagagtgagggatcttatgagctaaattgagagtaactcataagtgtctacatatatatatgagagtgagtgatcttatgagctaaattgagagtaactcataagtgtctatatatatatatgagagtgagaaagtaacgtgggtttgtggtagtcttgaaatctaataaatcaacagttctttcttgtttactcatactggctgtaaaaagcttaccgggttttgtgttgttgcaactcccggtacactattcaaattgtgtagcgggtaatcctacaggacaggagaaccaggacggtgatcgtgcggttagagcaattgttagagttttacaacaattgtaagttgtgaggtgtgttatgctcatttgagctttataatatattgtgagagtgaattgtaataatgaactcgaagtttcgagatttgtttttttgtaattgtaattattcaggtttcggatttgaatttattattcaaaattcggggcgtgacagtttggtatcagagcgtaaggtacatatttggtgataatcagtacctcccgagtgatggcccgtctgcagcggatccccatcatatactcttcggtactggtaaaatcattgggtatgtcttagtatggggtctagacaacgtgtaagtccgtaggacggtagagttgtctactaagttcgtattagaataagtttagtttccgcgagttgtgatcttcgaggaataggaacctctggatttaactctgatgagtcggtgaggtagaggtcgagtctgatgtagggacaggacctttctatggagacagttgaggatgaggtggaggcattagaggttgagttgcctagtctacctgtagttgatgtgatggatgttattcttgggttgaaatggtgaaagagattgagaccctaggaatagttgaaaagagaattgatctcaccaactcaagatgataggagtgtgagagattatgagacagaattctcaagactatattggtgttcgagtgtagtgatgtaatttgggagatacttatgttacctttaataagggtagtatgtcaagtgatcatggcataggttgactttgtaagtgaagtggtggagcttgtgtagcttctttgagttatcacctttgaggaatgggaacctttggattaaactctggtggagttattgaggatggttttcacgaaaaacagtatccttatgtgcattgtagtcgttggttgttggggtcatggtgtttgaccaatgcttgtatctaaagtcgttacgagtatttgactagtagttgtgatactttccattagttggatatgcagatgttttgagttgaagaatacttagcagttattggttgcttagtgatggaattgtgttataatggagcattcattcatgcacagttgtttggtgtttaggatagctactatatattagctaaatgtcggggtgtggtttgagatctgcggatggtattggaaattattgtggagtgctggttcactgactattgttgagtagtaatgcataattcgttgttactatgatggattttgtgtatggttgacttatggaaagattgatatgacctcgtgataggattgactgtgaagagacattgtgttgatgtatgagcttaggtaataacgttgttttcaactctaggagtgctagggttgtataactaatttatgaggccagatactgttgtgaggacagattatggattatgacgtggttagtgtgaagtgctataatcacagaattttgacccactagatattgacttaccaccaaatgagcagtgaggtgattcgtgggtgagatactgagtgtggtaccagtatcgattagtggatgctaagatggtacatattgcttgttgaagcaattgatagatggagtgatcgagattttttttagagttgtaagtgtgactctaaagatgtgggtttttcctagctaactcaggaagtgtttagctttattaatccctaattctagcgacgaaattattgtgtttggtttgactcagaggatactagcttgacctctgtgtgacttaattgattgctaggttttgaatgattgtttgtgataaatcattttgaaagatgtgtgcagcagagtctcgatggttttgaaaagagtattaagtgaccaaggttcgatccttggtgttgttgtggttaaaaaaaaaaaaagaaaaagaaaacatgcacacaatcttattgattttatattacaaaaagggaaacgaggactatgctatactaagcctagtcagcagctccggatgggttgaggctgagctcaagagaaacgtttgagccactgtggtaaccgcctgagccaccagaatagtaaccaaaagcgctaccttcctcggaagtagccttcaggttaccaaagacgtcctcgccgtgcacggggaacagaggaagagtttgagcctcctggtgatctcctcctcgttgttgcagggatgtttgtcctcctgttgtgccaaaagagttgtactagtattagtgttgaagtgtgaggaagaatatgaaacagaatttaaatcaagaaatccttcattaccagtagaataggtggaaccaaagttgagatcaatggatctaccatcatcagtagaactagtggacccaaaattgatgtcaatggatccaccagctggcccaaaattgatgtcgatggatccaccagcaccagtagaaccagtggacccaaaattgagatcaatggatctaccagtaccaagagaactagttctcatgggcactggagcagcctgattacacctattcatctgcttctctcgagccctgacgttctggaaccaaaagtaaatgttcttaccctcaacatacccatactggttcagctggagacagatctcgtgaatctgctctgtagttgggcacttaaatcccttgacatagtaaagatccttgaggattcttatttgttctggagtaggaatccacctggtacggcttcgccagaaatccatgttggcactacttccagctgcttgggtgtttcctccctcctctgttggttgctgttgttgtggttccatttgttgcggggtttggagctccattagttgcagagttcgtggctcttgggtcatggggtgagaggatgtggaaatcgaggaatacatggtttagtgtttgagggagattttgttagaaggattggagttgttgaactggtgattggagatctgagattctcagaggaaagatgagatcgaatcttcaaatggaagaaaagatctgagaaagaaggattgaagatttggaggaaaagattgaagatctgaaagttcagaggaaagatgggattgaatcaactagatgggagagaagatcagaagagaaggattgaaattgatgaagaaaggatttgagaagagaaaggctga is a genomic window containing:
- the LOC133736301 gene encoding wax ester synthase/diacylglycerol acyltransferase 4-like isoform X3, which translates into the protein MEFGEEGLLLEPVSPGGQFFNSTVLSLAIIAVLEAQVPINDSQTLSLLKNVFLPINPRFSSIMVKDVDEKNKQWKRVQVKLEDHVHVPIFPSGMSLESYDTYFDEYITKIASETFPQSRPLWEIHLFKYPTSHAAGQLIFKIHHALGDGYSLMGALLSCLQNAHNPSLPLTFPPLMGAKNETSSRSRVFEFVPKILSAVINGAWDFSWSILKGTWVEDDRTPIRSGVDGVEFRPVSISTLMLSIEEIKLIKNKLGVTINDVIAGTIFLGTRMYMQRMNSEKSSSQNCTALVLLNTRLAAGYKSVQEMLMEPSKSSWGNRFVFLHVPVPKSSEVSKPLDFVWEAQKIVKRHRSSSAWYLTIRLWDILKKFRGAEKIQEWELPRETRDGHRHRQL
- the LOC133736301 gene encoding wax ester synthase/diacylglycerol acyltransferase 4-like isoform X2, producing MEFGEEGLLLEPVSPGGQFFNSTVLSLAIIAVLEAQVPINDSQTLSLLKNVFLPINPRFSSIMVKDVDEKNKQWKRVQVKLEDHVHVPIFPSGMSLESYDTYFDEYITKIASETFPQSRPLWEIHLFKYPTSHAAGQLIFKIHHALGDGYSLMGALLSCLQNAHNPSLPLTFPPLMGAKNETSSRSRVFEFVPKILSAVINGAWDFSWSILKGTWVEDDRTPIRSGVDGVEFRPVSISTLMLSIEEIKLIKNKLGVTINDVIAGTIFLGTRMYMQRMNSEKSSSQNCTALVLLNTRLAAGYKSVQEMLMEPSKSSWGNRFVFLHVPVPKSSEVSKPLDFVWEAQKIVKRHRSSSAWYLTIRLWDILKKFRGAESLTITAMSYMGKLRIAMGAEKGFIDSNKLQACMKDAFQLISEAAN
- the LOC133736301 gene encoding wax ester synthase/diacylglycerol acyltransferase 4-like isoform X1, yielding MEFGEEGLLLEPVSPGGQFFNSTVLSLAIIAVLEAQVPINDSQTLSLLKNVFLPINPRFSSIMVKDVDEKNKQWKRVQVKLEDHVHVPIFPSGMSLESYDTYFDEYITKIASETFPQSRPLWEIHLFKYPTSHAAGQLIFKIHHALGDGYSLMGALLSCLQNAHNPSLPLTFPPLMGAKNETSSRSRVFEFVPKILSAVINGAWDFSWSILKGTWVEDDRTPIRSGVDGVEFRPVSISTLMLSIEEIKLIKNKLGVTINDVIAGTIFLGTRMYMQRMNSEKSSSQNCTALVLLNTRLAAGYKSVQEMLMEPSKSSWGNRFVFLHVPVPKSSEVSKPLDFVWEAQKIVKRHRSSSAWYLTIRLWDILKKFRGAEVAAGYIHRTLMNSSMAVTNMIGPLEQMSLADQPIKGVYFMVVGSPQSLTITAMSYMGKLRIAMGAEKGFIDSNKLQACMKDAFQLISEAAN